A genomic segment from Clostridium pasteurianum BC1 encodes:
- a CDS encoding undecaprenyl-diphosphatase, producing MNMELFRLINNLANKNIILDKTMIFFSKYVPYIFMAAIVIVFILGIKQKKCEYRKIAFSTIVITVINLILNLIIRSIFHVDRPFVHNKVNLLLPHDTASSFPSNHATGTMSIALGLGKYNRILGMIMTILSIIVSFSRVYVGHHYPMDIIGAYIIVYATSYIYNLKLRSKAENLYEIVEKKIATILEGIPSLVSRTEK from the coding sequence ATGAATATGGAACTTTTTAGACTAATAAATAATTTAGCAAATAAAAACATAATTTTAGATAAGACAATGATTTTCTTTTCCAAATATGTACCTTATATATTTATGGCAGCTATTGTAATAGTGTTTATTTTAGGAATTAAACAAAAAAAATGCGAATATAGAAAAATTGCTTTTAGTACTATTGTTATAACAGTTATAAATTTAATACTAAATTTAATCATTAGAAGTATATTTCATGTAGACAGACCTTTTGTTCATAATAAGGTGAATTTATTATTGCCTCACGATACAGCTTCATCCTTTCCAAGTAACCATGCTACGGGAACAATGAGTATAGCTTTAGGTTTAGGAAAATACAATAGAATACTTGGAATGATAATGACAATACTATCAATAATTGTAAGCTTTTCAAGAGTGTATGTTGGGCACCACTATCCTATGGATATTATAGGAGCATATATAATTGTTTATGCAACAAGTTACATTTATAACTTGAAATTAAGAAGTAAAGCGGAGAATCTATATGAAATAGTTGAAAAGAAAATAGCAACAATATTAGAGGGAATACCATCATTGGTGTCACGTACTGAAAAGTAA
- a CDS encoding AEC family transporter, translating to MAIQGLVDLQLTMFLMILTGLILKKLNIISEQGKESITNLVIYVLLPCNIIKSFMITFNKSTLISFGTILIISVLIQIMCFILSKILYVKYESEQRKVLQYATICSNAGFLGNPIAEGVFGAMGLAYASIFLIPQRIVMWSEGVATFTESPDKKTLIKRVLTHPCIVAVFIGLLFMFTQVHLPGFLDTSIKNLSNCSTALSMIVIGTILADVDFKTLVNKKLLYYTILRLVILPLLVWSGCIIFRTDALVTGVAVILTAMPAGTTTGILASKYNGDATFAAKCVILSTLASLVSTPIWSLILT from the coding sequence ATGGCGATACAAGGATTAGTGGACTTGCAGTTAACAATGTTTTTGATGATACTAACAGGTCTGATTCTTAAGAAACTGAATATAATTTCAGAGCAGGGGAAAGAAAGCATCACAAATCTGGTGATTTATGTTCTATTGCCATGCAATATTATTAAATCATTTATGATTACTTTCAATAAAAGCACTTTAATAAGTTTTGGAACCATATTAATTATATCTGTACTCATTCAGATTATGTGTTTCATTCTGAGTAAAATCTTATATGTTAAATATGAATCTGAACAGAGAAAAGTGTTACAATATGCAACAATATGCTCTAATGCTGGTTTTTTGGGAAATCCTATTGCAGAAGGTGTTTTTGGAGCAATGGGTCTTGCCTATGCATCTATCTTTTTAATTCCCCAGCGTATTGTCATGTGGTCTGAAGGTGTAGCCACGTTCACGGAATCACCCGACAAAAAGACATTAATAAAGAGGGTGCTTACACATCCTTGCATTGTGGCAGTTTTTATTGGATTGTTGTTCATGTTTACTCAGGTACATCTACCTGGATTTTTGGATACCTCGATTAAGAATTTGAGCAATTGCAGTACGGCACTTTCCATGATAGTCATTGGAACAATTTTAGCAGATGTGGATTTTAAGACATTGGTAAATAAAAAACTTTTATATTATACAATATTAAGACTTGTAATATTGCCACTATTAGTATGGAGTGGATGTATAATATTTAGAACGGATGCTTTGGTAACAGGAGTCGCAGTTATATTAACAGCTATGCCAGCTGGCACTACAACAGGAATATTAGCTTCTAAATATAATGGAGATGCCACATTTGCTGCAAAATGCGTTATACTTTCTACCCTTGCTTCGCTTGTTTCAACACCAATCTGGAGTTTGATATTAACATAG
- a CDS encoding LeuA family protein — translation MIKFQDNTVRDGMQQRNLRKDLKTQLKIFDLLKTTNIHSLEVGMCTTKEDFQLISEKSTHLGELQKMVVLTRLIPKDIELTCKLVNVNKNLVVKLLVPISTLHILKKLNSTKENMLAKLQQSLNYISNLNIKVDVCLEDATRADETYLFKVLELCNNYNIDYVTIADTVGCSTPEEYGALIKKIYDCNYSFGISIHCHNDMGLATANTIAGILNGATQVETTFLGIGERAGNSAVDEILCILNKKYNIKTDLDLKNIYEISKLIEDVIGYTSSPLKPIIGKNAFIHESGIHQDGMLKDKSMYQYIAPEDFGKTTNIYDSPISGISSSKIIATHLKSKFRDLTNTEIVNIEIFYRNISKIINDVTIEDAYHLFNIIFLEDVKNGSDYRYKDKF, via the coding sequence ATGATTAAATTTCAAGATAATACTGTAAGAGATGGTATGCAACAGAGAAATCTTCGTAAAGATCTCAAAACACAATTAAAAATCTTTGATTTGCTTAAAACAACAAATATTCATTCTTTAGAAGTGGGAATGTGTACAACTAAAGAGGATTTCCAATTAATAAGTGAAAAATCAACGCATCTAGGCGAATTACAAAAAATGGTGGTTCTAACCAGGTTAATTCCTAAAGATATTGAATTAACTTGTAAGCTAGTTAATGTAAATAAAAATTTAGTTGTAAAATTACTTGTTCCTATATCCACACTGCATATTCTTAAAAAATTAAATTCTACAAAAGAAAATATGTTAGCAAAATTGCAACAATCCTTAAATTACATATCTAACTTAAATATTAAGGTAGATGTTTGCCTAGAGGATGCAACACGAGCTGATGAAACTTACTTATTTAAAGTCCTGGAATTATGTAATAATTATAATATTGATTATGTAACTATAGCAGACACTGTTGGCTGTTCTACTCCGGAAGAATATGGTGCATTAATAAAAAAAATATATGATTGTAATTATTCTTTTGGCATAAGCATACATTGTCACAATGATATGGGACTTGCTACTGCTAATACTATTGCAGGTATTTTAAACGGTGCAACACAGGTAGAAACAACATTTTTAGGAATTGGAGAACGTGCTGGAAATTCAGCCGTAGATGAAATTCTATGCATATTAAACAAAAAATACAATATTAAAACTGATTTAGATTTAAAAAATATTTATGAAATTAGTAAGTTAATAGAAGATGTAATAGGTTATACATCATCACCATTAAAACCTATTATTGGTAAAAATGCTTTTATTCATGAATCAGGAATACATCAAGATGGCATGCTAAAAGATAAATCTATGTATCAATATATTGCCCCAGAGGATTTTGGGAAAACAACAAATATTTATGATTCACCCATTTCTGGAATATCAAGTTCTAAAATTATTGCTACACATTTAAAATCTAAATTCAGAGATCTTACAAATACAGAAATTGTAAATATCGAAATTTTTTATAGAAATATTTCAAAAATCATAAATGATGTCACAATAGAGGATGCTTATCATTTATTTAATATTATTTTTTTAGAAGATGTAAAAAATGGAAGTGATTACAGATACAAAGACAAATTTTAA
- a CDS encoding recombinase family protein: MKNKIFAYIRVSSKDQNTDRQMDAINEYCKSNDINLDERDIYTDKASGKNFNREKYQALKINFREGDTLIIKELDRLGRDMVMIKEEWHELTKSHINIVVIDTPILNTTNKTDLEKSLISNIVFELLAYMAQKERLKIKQRQSEGIAAARAKGKHLGRPKAEYPSNWNEVIPKWENGEITAVEAMKFLNLKKNTFYKLTKKLRNEKRNKEIKKLLS; encoded by the coding sequence ATGAAAAATAAAATATTTGCGTATATTAGGGTTTCAAGTAAAGATCAAAATACAGATAGACAGATGGACGCAATTAATGAGTACTGTAAATCTAATGATATAAATTTAGATGAAAGGGATATATATACGGATAAAGCAAGCGGAAAAAATTTTAATAGAGAGAAATACCAGGCTTTAAAGATTAATTTTAGAGAAGGTGATACATTAATAATTAAAGAACTTGACAGATTGGGTAGAGATATGGTCATGATAAAAGAAGAGTGGCATGAATTAACTAAGTCACATATTAATATTGTTGTTATAGATACACCTATATTAAATACGACAAATAAGACAGATCTTGAGAAGAGTTTAATATCTAATATAGTATTTGAACTGCTTGCATATATGGCACAAAAGGAAAGATTGAAAATAAAGCAAAGACAATCAGAAGGCATTGCAGCGGCAAGAGCAAAAGGTAAACATTTAGGTAGACCGAAAGCAGAATATCCAAGTAATTGGAATGAAGTTATTCCAAAGTGGGAAAATGGAGAAATTACAGCAGTTGAAGCTATGAAATTTTTAAATCTAAAAAAGAATACATTTTATAAATTGACTAAGAAGCTTAGAAATGAAAAAAGAAATAAGGAAATAAAAAAATTGCTATCTTAG
- a CDS encoding JAB domain-containing protein: MNIQIVSIKMVKEKDLHYEYESISRVPQSAELVRKVIGDMDREAFVVITLDTKNHPTSINVNSIGNLNSSIVHPREVFKTAILGNAASILVGHNHPSGDTSPSKEDINVTNRLKEAGRILGIEVLDHIIVGSFNNYISLKEKGLL; encoded by the coding sequence ATGAATATTCAAATCGTATCAATTAAAATGGTAAAGGAAAAAGATTTACACTATGAGTATGAAAGTATTTCTAGGGTTCCACAATCAGCAGAGTTGGTTAGAAAGGTTATAGGTGATATGGATAGAGAGGCTTTTGTAGTTATAACATTAGATACTAAAAATCACCCAACTTCAATAAATGTAAACTCTATTGGGAATTTAAATTCTTCTATTGTACATCCTAGAGAAGTATTTAAAACAGCAATATTAGGAAATGCTGCAAGTATATTAGTGGGACATAATCATCCGTCAGGGGATACATCACCAAGTAAAGAAGATATTAATGTCACTAATAGATTAAAGGAAGCAGGAAGAATATTAGGGATAGAAGTATTAGACCATATAATAGTTGGTAGTTTTAATAACTACATAAGTTTAAAGGAAAAAGGGCTTTTATAA